The genomic DNA CTACGGGGTGTGAGCAGATCGGTAGCACTTGTGGGAAGGCGCTTTGCGGGCGTGGGAAAAGTCTGTCACCGCTGGCACGGATGACGGGTGGTCAGGCGCAGAATCGTTTGGGAGCTACTTATCTGTTTGCGACGCGCTAAAAGGTGGCGCTTTTGGATCCGGGTGTTCACTTTATGAGCAGTGGTGTCTGGAGTATTGCTATCGCAGGCAAGCCAGCTCCCACATTTGGAATGCGTTCCCCTGTGGGAGCTGGCTTGCCTGCGATGCAGTCGACTCGGTCTCAGCACTCAACGGCGCTGACCGCCAACCCGCCCCGCGATGTCTCTTTGTACTTGTCATGCATATCCGCCCCGGTATCGCGCATGGTGCGGATCACCCGGTCCAGGGAAATAAAGTGCTGGCCGTCACCCCGCAGGGCCATTTGCGCCGCGTTGATCGCCTTCACTGCCGCAATCGCATTGCGCTCGATACACGGCACCTGCACCAGGCCGCCCACCGGGTCGCAGGTCAGGCCGAGGTTATGCTCAAGGCCGATTTCAGCCGCGTTGCACAGTTGCTCCGGGGTGGCGCCGAGGATCTCCGCCAGCCCGGCCGCCGCCATCGCACACGCCGAGCCGACTTCACCCTGGCAACCCACTTCGGCGCCGGAGATCGAGGCGTTCTTTTTACACAAGATGCCCACCGCCGCCGCGCCGAGCAGGTAGTCGACCACATTGGCCTCGGTGACATCCTCACTGAACTTCATAAAGTAGTGCAGCACCGCCGGGATGATCCCCGCCGCACCATTGGTCGGCGCCGTGACCATGCGCCCACCGGCGGCGTTTTCCTCATTCACCGCGAGAGCGAACAGGTTGACCCACTCCATGGCGCTCAAGGTTGAACCGATCACATTGGGCTTGTTCAGTTCCTGCAAGCTGCGGTGCAACCTGGCGGCGCGTCGCCGCACATTGAGGCCGCCGGGCAGGATGCCTTCGTGCTTGAGGCCCTGCTCCACGCAATCCTGCATGGCGCGCCAAAGCTTCATCAGGCCGCTGCGGATTTCTTCTTCGGAGCGCCAGGTTTTCTCATTGGCGAGCATCAATTCGGCCACGCGCAGGTTGTGGGTCTTGCACAGCTGCAGCAGCTCCACCGCGCTGGAAAAATCGTAAGGCAACTCGGTGCGGTCCATATCCGCCACACCGCTTTGCGCCTGGGCTTCATCCACCACAAAACCGCCGCCGACCGAATAGTAGGTGTCACGGTGCAACTCACCGTTGTCGCCGAACACCACCAGGGTCATGGCGTTGGGATGGAACGGCAGGTTTTCGTCGAGCAGGCGCATGTCGCGCGCCCAAATGAAAGGCACCGGCAGGTAGCCGTCGAGCAGCAGGGTGTCGGTTTCACGCAGGGTATGAATGCGCAGGCCGATTTGCGACGGATCGATTGCGTCCGGCCATTCGCCCATCAGGCCCATGATGGTGGCGGTGTCGCTGCCGTGGCCGATGCCGGTGGCGGACAGCGAGCCATACAGCTGAACTTCGACGCGCCGCACTTGTTCCAACACATCACGTTCACGCAAGGCTTGAACGAACAACGCCGCGGCGCGCATGGGGCCGACGGTGTGAGAACTCGAAGGCCCGATGCCGATCTTGAACAGGTCGAAAACGCTGATAGCCATTGCCGTGGAACTCCTCGATAAGCACGGGCTACCTGCTACGCTGAATTCGCCCGAATGGCGGCATCATCAAGCTTTTGCTGCCCCTCACGGCGTCTCACACCGACGTGACCATGCTCACTAACGTCGCTGGCAGGCGATAAGGCGTTTTGGCCGTTTTTAGCGGTGCAGATCGGCAAAAACAGCAGTTTTGCCGCTGGAAAAATCTGTAAGCGACGTCACCGACACTGGATACGACCATCCCTGTACTGGATACGACGCCCCCTGTAGGCGTCAGATTTTCACTGGTACATGATCAGTCTCGACTCGTTTGCAAGGCACCGTGCCGTCGCGTCATCGCGCGCACCAACCGCAACACCTATAAAGCGCGGCGCAGGCCGCCAGAAAAAACACAGGAGTCTAGCCCCATGAAAGGTTCACCCTCGTTGTTGTTGGCCGCCATGCTGAGTCTGCCAGTCCTGGCGCACGCTGCAGAACCGGCACAATGTCAGACCGTCAATTTCTCCGACGTCGGCTGGACCGACATCACCGTCACCACCGCCACCACCAGCGAAATCCTCAAAGGCCTGGGCTACAAGCCGCGCACCACGATGATTTCCGTGCCGGTGACCTACAAGTCTCTGGCGGACGGCAAGAACATGGACATCTTCCTCGGCAACTGGATGCCGACCATGGAAAACGACATCAAGCAGTACCGTGATGCCGGCACCGTAGAAACCGTTCGCGCCAACCTTGAGAACGCCAAGTACACCCTGGCCGTGCCCGAGGAGCTGTACAACAAGGGCCTGAAAGACTTCGCCGACATCGTCAAATTCAAGGAAGAGCTGGGCGGCAAAATCTACGGTATCGAGCCGGGTAACGACGGCAACCGCACCATCCAGACCGTGATCGACAAGAACCAGTTTGGTTTGAAAGACGCGGGCTTCAAAGTCGTGGAATCCAGCGAAGCCGGGATGCTCTCGCAGGTGGAACGCGCCACCAAACGCGGCCAGGCCATCGTGTTCCTCGGCTGGGAACCGCACCCGATGAACACCCGCTTCAAGATGAAGTACCTGACCGGCGGTGACGACTCGTTCGGCCCCAACTACGGCCAGGCCACCATCTACACCAACACCCGCAAGGGCTACACCCAGGAATGCAGCAACGTTGGCCAGTTGCTGAAAAACCTGGTGTTCACGCTGAACATGGAAAGCACCCTGATGGGTAAAGTCCTGGACGACAAACAAAAACCCGACGTGGCCGCCAAGGCCTGGCTCAAGGCCAACCCGCAAGTGCTCGACACCTGGCTCGCCGGTGTCACCACCTATGACGGCAAACCAGGGATCGACGCCGTAAAAGCTTACCTCGCCAAGTAACCCGCTGACCCCGGGGCGGTGCGCTGCCCCGGGATGTTTTCCCCTTCGCATGTGGACATTCACTACCATGCTGACTGAACAGAAAATCCCACTGGGCCAGTACATCGCTGCCTTCGTTGAATGGTTGACCCAACACGGCGCCAACTACTTCGACGCAATCGCATCGACCCTGGAAACGATGATCCACGGCGTGACGTTTGCGCTGACCTGGTTCAATCCGCTGGCATTGATCGGTCTGATTGCGCTGCTGGCTCATTTCATTCAACGCAAATGGGGCCTAACGGTTTTTGTCATCGCCTCCTTCCTGCTGATCCTGAACCTGGGGTACTGGCAGGAAACCATGGAAACCCTCGCGCAGGTGTTGTTCGCCACCCTGGTCTGCGTGGTCATCGGTGTGCCGCTGGGCATTGTTGCCGCGCACAAACCGCTGTTCTACACCATGATGCGGCCGGTGCTCGATCTGATGCAGACCGTACCGACCTTCGTCTACCTCATCCCTACCCTGACCCTCTTCGGGCTGGGTGTGGTGCCCGGCCTGATCTCCACGGTGGTGTTCGCGATTGCCGCACCGATCCGCCTGACCTACCTGGGTATCCGCGATGTACCGCAAGAGTTGATGGACGCCGGCAAGGCCTTTGGCTGCTCGCGCCGTCAGTTGCTCTCGCGTATTGAACTGCCCCACGCCATGCCGAGCATCGCCGCCGGCATTACCCAATGCATCATGCTGTCGTTGTCGATGGTGGTGATCGCGGCTCTGGTGGGCGCCGACGGCCTCGGCAAGCCGGTGGTCAACGCGCTCAACACCGCCGACATCGCCCTGGGCTTTGAAGCCGGCCTGGCGATTGTGCTGCTGGCCATCATGCTCGACCGCATCTGCAAACAACCCGACGCCAAAGTAGGGGGTGATGCATGAGCATTATCCGATTCGACAATGTCGATGTGATCTTCTCCAAAGACCCGCGCGAAGCCTTGAGGCTGCTGGACCAGGGGATGCACCGCAACGAGATCCTGAAAAAAACCGGGCAGATTGTCGGCGTGGAAAAAGCCAGCCTGGACATCGAGAAAGGCGAAATCTGCGTGCTGATGGGCCTGTCGGGCTCCGGCAAATCCAGCTTGTTGCGCTGCATCAACGGCCTCAACACCGTGAGCCGCGGCCAGCTGTTTGTGGAGCATGAAGGCCGCCAGATCGACATCGCCTCGTGCACCCCCGCCGAGCTGAAAATGATGCGCACCAAACGCATCGCCATGGTGTTCCAGAAGTTCGCCCTGATGCCCTGGCTGACGGTGCGCGAGAACATCAGCTTCGGTCTGGAAATGCAGGGCCGCCCGGAGAAGGAACGGCGCGCGCTGGTGGATGAAAAACTCGAGCTGGTGGGCCTGGCCCAATGGCGCAACAAGAAGCCGGACGAGCTGTCCGGCGGCATGCAGCAGCGCGTCGGCCTGGCACGCGCCCTGGCCATGGACGCCGATATTTTGCTGATGGACGAACCCTTCTCCGCCCTCGACCCGTTGATTCGCCAGGGCCTGCAGGATGAACTGCTGGAGCTGCAACGCAAGCTGAGCAAAACCATCGTGTTCGTGAGCCACGACCTGGATGAGGCGCTGAAACTCGGCAGCCGCATCGCAATCATGAAAGACGGCAAGATCATCCAGTACAGCGTGCCGGAAGAAATCGTGCTGAACCCGGCCGATGACTATGTGCGCACCTTCGTCGCCCACACCAACCCGCTGAACGTACTGTGCGGCCGCAGCCTGATGCGTACCCTGGACAACTGCAAGCGCATCAACGGTTCGGTGTGCCTGGACCCGGGCGGCGACTCGTGGCTGGACCTGGCCGAAGGCAACACCATCAAGGGTGCCCGCCAGAATGGCGCGGTGCTGAACCTGCAGAACTGGGCGCCGGGGCAAGCGGTGGAAGGCTTGGGCCGAGTGCCGACGCTGGTGGATTCGAATATCGGCATGCGCGATGCGTTGCAGATTCGGTATCACACGGGGAACAAGCTGGTGTTGCATGACAACAACCAGGTGGTGGGGATTCTGGGGGATAGCGAGCTGTACCATGCCCTTTTAGGCAAGAACCTCGGCTAATCAACTGAAGGAACTGGATCAATGTGGGAGCTGGCTTGCCTGCGATAGCTTTAGTGAATTCACAAAAGCTATCGCAGGCAAGCCAGCTCCCACAGTTGACCGCACTCCAATCAGGAAACAGCGGCGCCAGTGAGGGCACCGCCAGGCTCAACCATCAGCTATAGACACGGCCAAGGAGCTGCCGATGGCTTTCAAACTGATCGAGCACGTCCCGGGTGATTTGCTCCTGGGTAAAGCCCATCAGGTCATATTCCTGAGGCCCGTTGTGCAGGTACACCTCGGCACGGTAATAACGGGTGCGCTCTTCTTCAGGCACGTCGCTCGGCGCCGACGAGTAAGCATCCAGACTCACTTCATAGACAAACGGGTTGCCCTCGGACATCTCGATCCGCACGCCAATGCAGCGCTTGGACTTACCGAGCAAGGTCTGCACTTCCAGCCCCTGATCACGCAACGCGGTCGCCGCCTCCTCCAGCGCCGGCGTCACGTGTTTGTCCATAAAGCGTTGTACCGTGCCCTGGCTCGGTTGCAGGTCCAGGGCAGTCAAACGCTCGCTGAAACCCCGACGGCCACGCTCGGCCAATTGCGCTTGCTCTTGTTCGATGGCCACGTCCTGGCGCATCGCCTTGTGCAAACCGAACATAAAGAACACCAGCACCACCGAGAACGGCAGCCCCGCCAACACCACCATGGTTTGCATGGCTTCGAAGTTGCCGGCAAACAGCAGGCCGATGGTCACCAGCGTGATCACCACCGACCAGAAGATCCGCAGCCAGTGCGGCGCGTCTTCATCCACGTTACCGCCTTTGCAGGACAGGTTGGCCATCATCACCGCGCCGGAATCCGCCGGGGTCAGGAACAGCACGAAGCCCACGAAGATCGACACACCAATCACGACTTTCGACGCCGGGTAATGCTCAAGCAACTGGTAGATGGCCATGGACGGCTGTTCCAGTGCGGTCTTGCCCAGCTCCACGGCGCCGTGGTTCAGCACCAGGTCCAGCGCCGAGTTGCCGAAGATCGACAGCCACGCCAGGGTAAAGCCCAGCGGAATCAGCAATACGCCGGCCACCAGTTCACGCACCGTGCGGCCACGGGAAATACGCGCGATGAACATGCCCACGAATGGTGCCCAGGAAATCCACCACGCCCAGTAGAACAGGGTCCACAGGCCCATCCAGCGCTCGGTCTTGTCGGCGTCGCCTTCGTACACATACAGGTCGAAGGTTTTCAGCACGATGCCGTTCATGTAGTCGCCGATGTTCTGCACGAAGCCGTTAAGCAAGTGCAGGGTCGGGCCGAACAGCAGCACAAAGATCAGCAAACCGCTGAACAGCACGATATTGAGGTTGGACAGGCGACGAATGCCGTTCTCCACACCCGACACGGCGGCGATGGTCGCCACGGTGCTCATCACGATGATCACGATCAGCAGGTTGGTGTTGCTGTGCTGCATGCCGAACAGGTTTTCAAGGCCCGACGACACCTGCATCGAACCGATCCCCAGGTTCGTCACCAGGCCCAGCAGCGTCACGAACATGCCGAAACCGTCCACCGCATGGCCGGCCGCACCTTTCACCCAACGCTCGCCCACCAACGGGTACAGTGCCGAACGCAAGGCCAGCGGCTGGTTGTGACGGTAGGCAAAGTACGCCACGGCCAGGCCGACCAGCGCGTAAATCGCCCAGCCATGCAGACCCCAGTGCAGGAACGTCAGTTGCAACGCCTGGCGTGCGGCGCCATTGCTGGCGGCTACGCCTTCGGGCGGGTTGAAGTAGTGGTCCAGAGGCTCGGAGGCACCGAAGTACAGCAAAGAGATGCCGATGCCGGACGAGAACAGCATGCCGGCCCAGGCGCCGTAGCTGAAGTCCGGGGTGTCGTCCTTGCTGCCCAGTTTCAACTTGCCGTAGGACGAAAACGCCAGGCCGACCACAAACACCAGATAAGCGGCGATGACCACCATGTAGTACCAGCCAAAGCTTTTCGACAGCCAGGCCTGTGCTACGCCAAGCATGCGCCCGGCCTCCTGCGGGGCGATGATCAGAATGGCGGTCAACAACAGAATGAGCGCGGTGGAGGTGTAGAACACCCAACCGTTGACCCGAACCTTTTCCGGCGGGGTCTTTATAAGAGAGGCAGAACTCATGGCGCAGATGCTCCGGGCAGTGCGAGAGAGAAACACAAGGCAACGGTTATCCCGGGACATCGATTTTTCGGCAGTCGACGGACGGGTGTTATAAAGACACCCCGAAAATTCTCGAACCCCGCCGAGGCGGTGGCCAGGCCCTGATACGGCCTGTTTCAAGGGTTTTTGCAGGTGTCACAGGACGCTGCTCTCAGGTAGGAAATATCTGTAGGCAGCGACCATTTGTCGCAGATCTTATTCTTTGTTGATTGAACGTTCAATCAAAACAAAATAGACTGGCCATCAAGCCGACGGACGTTTATCGCCCATCGGCAGGCCTAAGGAGAGGTGCTACATGCCCAAGGTCGGTATGCAACCCATACGCCGCCAGCAGTTGATCGAAGCCACCTTGACGGCCATCGATCAGGTCGGAATGGGGGATGCCAGCATTGCGCTGATCGCCCGTTTGGCCGGCGTTTCGAACGGCATCATCAGTCACTACTTTCAGGACAAGAACGGCCTGATTGCCGCGACGATGCGGTACCTGATGAATGTGCTGATCGAGAACGTCCACGAACGCAGGCTTGCGCTTACGGATGACAGCCCCCGTGCTCACCTGCAGGTGATCATCGGCGGCAACTTTGACGCGAGCCAGGTCAACGGCCCGGCAATGAAAACCTGGCTGGCCTTCTGGGCCACCAGCATGCACCACCCGTCTTTGCACAGGTTGCAGCGGATCAACGATCACCGTCTGTATTCCAACCTGTGCTGCCAGTTCCGCCGTGTGCTGCCGCTGGAAGATGCACGCAGCGCAGCCCGGGGCCTGGCGGCTTTGATCGACGGTTTGTGGTTGCGCGGCGCCCTGTCGGGAGACGCTTTCGACACGGAGCAGGCGCAACGCATCGCTTACGAATACATGGATTTCCAATTGGCCAAGCAGGTGAGTTAGAGCACACATAACCGCTCAACCCCTGAACTGCTGTCGCTGAGTGTTGCCAGACCCTTATGGCTCCATTTTTCGGCGGTTAACGCCAACCACTTATGCACTTGCGAGGACTTTATGGCCCGTTTCGAACTGCAAAAACTCTACATTGACGGCGGCTACAGCGACGCTGGCAGCGATGCCACCTTCGAAGCCATCAACCCGGCTAACGGTGAAGTTCTCGCCCAAGTGCAACGCGCAACGAAAGAAGACGTTGAGCGTGCTGTGGTCAGCGCCGAAAAAGGCCAGAAAATCTGGGCTGCCATGACCGCCATGGAGCGTTCGCGCATCCTGCGCCGTGCCGTCGACATCCTGCGCGAGCGCAACGATGAACTGGCCGCACTGGAAACCCTGGACACCGGTAAAGCCTTCTCCGAAACCAAATACGTCGACATCGTCACCGGCGCCGACGTGCTGGAATACTACGCAGGCCTGGTGCCCGCCATCGAAGGCGAGCAGATCCCGCTGCGCGACACCTCTTTCGTCTACACCCGTCGCGAGCCGCTGGGCGTGGTCGCCGGTATCGGCGCGTGGAACTACCCGATCCAGATCGCCCTGTGGAAATCCGCACCGGCCCTGGCCGCCGGCAACGCGATGATCTTCAAGCCAAGCGAAGTCACCTCGCTGACCACCCTGAAACTGGCCGAGATCTACACCGAAGCCGGCGTACCGGCGGGCGTGTTCAACGTACTGACCGGCAGCGGCCGTGAAGTCGGCACCTGGCTGACCGAGCACCCGCGCATCGAGAAAGTCTCGTTCACCGGCGGTACCGACACCGGCAAGAAAGTCATGGCCAGCGCGTCGAGCTCCTCGCTCAAGGAAGTGACCATGGAGCTGGGCGGCAAGTCGCCGCTGATCGTGTTCGAAGACGCCGACCTGGATCGCGCCGCCGACATCGCGATGATGGCCAACTTCTACAGCTCCGGTCAGGTCTGCACCAACGGCACGCGCGTGTTCGTACCCAAGCACCTGCAAGCGGCCTTTGAAGCCAAGATCGTTGAGCGCGTTGCGCGCATTCGCGTGGGCAGCCCGCAAGACGACAACACCAACTTCGGCCCGCTGGTCAGCTTTGCCCACATGGAGAGCGTGCTGGGCTACATCGCCAAAGGCAAGGCAGAAGGCGCCCGCGTGCTATGCGGCGGCGACCGCCTGACTGATGGTGAATTCGCCAAAGGCGCCTTTGTGGCCCCGACCGTGTTCACCGACTGCACCGACGACATGACTATCGTGCGTGAAGAAATCTTCGGCCCGGTGATGAGCATCCTCACCTACGAAACCGAAGAAGAAGTGATCCGCCGCGCCAACGACACCGACTTCGGCCTGGCTGCCGGCCTGGTCACCCGCGACCTGAACCGCGCCCACCGCGTGATTCATCAGCTGGAAGCGGGTATCTGCTGGATCAACGCCTGGGGCGAGTCCGACGCGAAAATGCCGGTCGGCGGCTACAAGCAATCCGGTGTGGGCCGCGAAAACGGCATCAGCTCGCTGAACAACTTCACCCGCATCAAATCGGTACAGGTTGAGCTGGGCGACTACGCCTCGGTGTTCTAAAACCCGAGCCTTGTGTTGCCTGTGAGTGCCCTATCGCAGGCAAGCCAGCTCCCACATTTGGAATGCATTTCCCTGTGGGAGCCGGGCTTGCCCACGATGAGGCCCGACCTGACTATCTCAAAAGAGGGTGCATCTCATGTCCCAAGAATACGATTACATCATTGTGGGTGCCGGCTCCGCCGGTAACACCCTGGCGACCCGTCTGACCGAAGACGAAGGCGTTACCGTCCTGCTGCTGGAAGCCGGCGGCCCGGACTACCGTTTCGACTTCCGCACGCAAATGCCAGCCGCCCTGGCCTTCCCGCTGCAAGGCCGCCGCTACAACTGGGCCTACGAAACCGACCCCGAGCCACACATGGACGGCCGCCGGATGGAATGCGGTCGCGGCAAAGGCCTGGGCGGTTCTTCGCTGATCAACGGTATGTGCTACATCCGTGGCAACGCCATGGACTACGACAACTGGGCCAAACTGCCAGGCCTGGAAAACTGGACCTACCTGGACTGCCTGCCGTATTTCCGCAAGGCCGAAACGCGGGACATCGGCCCGAACGACTACCACGGTGGCGAAGGCCCGGTCAGCGTGACCACGCCCAAGCCTGGCAACAACCCGCTGTTCCACGCCATGGTTGAAGCCGGCGTACAGGCCGGCTACCCGCGCACCGACGACCTGAACGGCTACCAGCAAGAGGGCTTCGGCCCGATGGACCGTACCGTCACGCCCAAAGGCCGCCGCGCCAGCACCGCGCGTGGCTATCTGGACACGGCTAAAAAACGCTCCACGCTGACCATCGTCACCCACGCCCTGACCGACAAGGTACTGTTCGAAGGCAAACGTGCCGTGGGCGTGCGTTACTTGATCGGCGCTGCCGAAGAGCGCGTTGAAGCCCGTGCGCGCAAAGAAGTGCTGGTGTGCAGCGGCGCAATCGCGTCCCCGCAACTGCTGCAACGCTCCGGCGTGGGCCCGGCCAAACTGCTGGAAAGCCTCGACATCCCGGTGGTCCACGACCTGCCCGGCGTCGGCGAAAACCTGCAGGACCACCTTGAGCTGTACCTGCAATACGCCTGCACCCAGCCCGTGTCGCTGTACCCGTCGCTGCTCTGGTACAACCAGCCGGCCATCGGTGCCGAATGGCTGTTCAACGGCACCGGCATCGGCGCCAGCAACCAGTTCGAAGCGGGCGGTTTTATCCGCACCCGTGAAGAATTCGATTGGCCGAACATCCAGTACCACTTCCTGCCGGTGGCGATTAACTACAACGGCAGCAACGGTGTGAAAGAGCACGGTTTCCAGGCGCACATGGGTTCCATGCGTTCGCCGAGCCGTGGTCGCGTGCAGTTGAAGTCGAAGAACCCGCGGGACTACCCGAGCATTCTTTTCAACTACATGGCCACCGAGCAGGACTGGCAGGAATTCCGCGACGGCATCCGCCTGACCCGTGAAATCATGCAGCAGCCGGCGCTGGACCAGTACCGTGGCCGCGAAATCAGCCCGGGCATCGACGTGCAAACCGATGAACAGTTGGACAAGTTCATCCGCGAGCACGCCGAAACCGCGTTCCACCCTTCGTGCTCGTGCAAGATGGGCACCGACGACATGGCGGTGGTGGACGGCGAAGGCCGCGTGCATGGCATGCAGGGCTTGCGTGTGGTGGATGCGTCGATCATGCCGATCATCACCACCGGCAACCTGAACGCACCGACGATCATGATCGCCGAGAAAATCGCCGACAAGATCCGTGGCCGCCAGCCGCTGCCACGCAGTACTGCCGACTACTACGTAGCCGGCGACGCGCCGGTGCGTGGCAAGCCGTTGCGTGAAATCGCGCAGTAACTGAAACACCGCGGTGCCTGGATCGCAGGCAAGCCAGCTCCCACAGTTGATGTGTGAACACCTTCAACATGTGGGAGCGGGCTTGCCCGCGATGAGGCCCGACCCGCCAATGCAAAACCCCTCCTTGTTCAGCTACTCTGTCTGCCTGCCCGCACCGAGCCGCCCACAAGGAAGGCCCCATGTTCGACAAACACGCCACACTCAAACAGCACTTCAGCGCCCTGCGCACCCGTGCCGAATTCTTTTCCCTGCGTTATGTGCGCGAATCCGGCCAGTACCTGTCGGTGCGCAAAAACGTCGCCGAACCACCGCACCTGAACCACGATGAAGGCGCCATGCTCACCGTGCGCCTCAATGGCGTGGAAGCCTATGCCGCCACCAACGACATTTCCCTGGCCGGCCTGCAAGCCGCTCTCGAACGTGCCGAAGCGCAGGCCCGGCTGATCAAGCCTCACGCGCTGCTCGACCTGCAAACGCAGCACGTATCCGGCGACGTCGCCGACTACCTGTCGCCCGACCTCGACCAACCCTTCCCGTCCCTGAGCGACTGCTACCAATTGCTCGGCAGCGAGTCCGCCGCCGTGCCCAAGGACGAGCGCCTGGTGAGCTGGGAAGTCAGCCTGGGCCTGACCCACGTCGAACAGATCTACCTCAACAACGCCGGCGCCGAATTGCGTCAGGCCCAGCGTTTCGTGTTCCCCGGCGTCAACGTCACCGCGTACGACGGCAATGACAGCCAGACCCGCACCCTGGGCGGCAGCAACTTCGGCCAGCAAGGCGGCTTTGACGTGATCAACCGCTTCGGCCTGATCGGTGCCGCGCCGCGCATCGCCGATGAAGCCCTGCAACTGCTGCTCGCGCCGAACACCCCCAACGGCCCGCGCGACCTGCTGCTGATGCCTGACCAGATGATCCTGCAGATCCACGAATCCATCGGTCACCCGCTGGAGCTGGACCGCATTCTCGGTGACGAGCGCAATTACGCCGGTACCAGCTTTGTGAAAGCCAGCGACTTCGGCCACCTGCAATACGGCTCGCCTTTGCTCAACGTGACCTTCGACCCGGACATTCCGGAACAACTCGCCAGCTATGGCCATGACGACGAAGGCACCCCGGCGAGCAAGCAATTCCTGATCCGCGAAGGGCTGCTGCTCAAGCCGCTGGGCGGTGCGCTGTCGCAATTCCGTTCGGGCATGAGCGGCGTGGCCAACAGCCGCGCCTGCAGCTGGAACCGCCCGCCGATCGACCGCATGGCCAACCTGAATATCGAAGCCGGCGACAAGAGCCTGCCGCAACTGATTGGCGGCATCGAAAACGGCATTCTGATGTCCACCAACCGGTCGTGGTCCATCGACGATGCGCGCAACAAATTCCAGTTCGGCTGCGAATGGGGTCAGTTGATCGAAAACGGCGAGCTCAAGGGCGTGGTGAAAAACCCCAACTACCGGGCGATTTCCGCGCAGTTCTGGCGCAACCTCAGCGCGGTCGGTGACGCCAGCACCTTCAAGGTGCTGGGCACGCCGAACTGCGGCAAGGGTGAGCCGAACCAGGTGATCCGCGTGGGCCATGCCTCGCCCGCCTGTGTGTTCAGCCATGTCGACGTATTTGGGGGAGAGGCCTGATGAATAACTTCAAGGCACTGGTGGACTGGCTCAAAGAGGCTGTCACCGACAAGGAAAAATTTCACCTGGGCTACGCCGATGAGGCGTCCGAATTCGTGCGTTTCAACCATGGCCAGGTG from Pseudomonas tolaasii NCPPB 2192 includes the following:
- a CDS encoding TldD/PmbA family protein, coding for MFDKHATLKQHFSALRTRAEFFSLRYVRESGQYLSVRKNVAEPPHLNHDEGAMLTVRLNGVEAYAATNDISLAGLQAALERAEAQARLIKPHALLDLQTQHVSGDVADYLSPDLDQPFPSLSDCYQLLGSESAAVPKDERLVSWEVSLGLTHVEQIYLNNAGAELRQAQRFVFPGVNVTAYDGNDSQTRTLGGSNFGQQGGFDVINRFGLIGAAPRIADEALQLLLAPNTPNGPRDLLLMPDQMILQIHESIGHPLELDRILGDERNYAGTSFVKASDFGHLQYGSPLLNVTFDPDIPEQLASYGHDDEGTPASKQFLIREGLLLKPLGGALSQFRSGMSGVANSRACSWNRPPIDRMANLNIEAGDKSLPQLIGGIENGILMSTNRSWSIDDARNKFQFGCEWGQLIENGELKGVVKNPNYRAISAQFWRNLSAVGDASTFKVLGTPNCGKGEPNQVIRVGHASPACVFSHVDVFGGEA
- the betB gene encoding betaine-aldehyde dehydrogenase, producing MARFELQKLYIDGGYSDAGSDATFEAINPANGEVLAQVQRATKEDVERAVVSAEKGQKIWAAMTAMERSRILRRAVDILRERNDELAALETLDTGKAFSETKYVDIVTGADVLEYYAGLVPAIEGEQIPLRDTSFVYTRREPLGVVAGIGAWNYPIQIALWKSAPALAAGNAMIFKPSEVTSLTTLKLAEIYTEAGVPAGVFNVLTGSGREVGTWLTEHPRIEKVSFTGGTDTGKKVMASASSSSLKEVTMELGGKSPLIVFEDADLDRAADIAMMANFYSSGQVCTNGTRVFVPKHLQAAFEAKIVERVARIRVGSPQDDNTNFGPLVSFAHMESVLGYIAKGKAEGARVLCGGDRLTDGEFAKGAFVAPTVFTDCTDDMTIVREEIFGPVMSILTYETEEEVIRRANDTDFGLAAGLVTRDLNRAHRVIHQLEAGICWINAWGESDAKMPVGGYKQSGVGRENGISSLNNFTRIKSVQVELGDYASVF
- the betA gene encoding choline dehydrogenase, coding for MSQEYDYIIVGAGSAGNTLATRLTEDEGVTVLLLEAGGPDYRFDFRTQMPAALAFPLQGRRYNWAYETDPEPHMDGRRMECGRGKGLGGSSLINGMCYIRGNAMDYDNWAKLPGLENWTYLDCLPYFRKAETRDIGPNDYHGGEGPVSVTTPKPGNNPLFHAMVEAGVQAGYPRTDDLNGYQQEGFGPMDRTVTPKGRRASTARGYLDTAKKRSTLTIVTHALTDKVLFEGKRAVGVRYLIGAAEERVEARARKEVLVCSGAIASPQLLQRSGVGPAKLLESLDIPVVHDLPGVGENLQDHLELYLQYACTQPVSLYPSLLWYNQPAIGAEWLFNGTGIGASNQFEAGGFIRTREEFDWPNIQYHFLPVAINYNGSNGVKEHGFQAHMGSMRSPSRGRVQLKSKNPRDYPSILFNYMATEQDWQEFRDGIRLTREIMQQPALDQYRGREISPGIDVQTDEQLDKFIREHAETAFHPSCSCKMGTDDMAVVDGEGRVHGMQGLRVVDASIMPIITTGNLNAPTIMIAEKIADKIRGRQPLPRSTADYYVAGDAPVRGKPLREIAQ